The Candidatus Latescibacterota bacterium region TCTTCAGCCTGAAATCATCAGATCCGATGGTCACGGTAGAGGCCAACAGACTGTTCTCTTCAGAATATGATTATCCTCTTCATATCGGGGTGACGGAAGCGGGCCCCGTCCTTTCCGGAACAGCCAGATCAGTCGTCGCGCTGACGATGCTGCTGTCTGAAGGGATCGGAGATACAGTCAGGGTATCACTTTCGGGAGATCCGGTGCGTGAAATAGTTGTCGCTGGAGCAATGCTATCCGCCCTGGGCCTCAGGACGGACCTTCCGAGGATAATATCCTGTCCGACATGTGGGAGAAGTCACCTGGATGTGGCTCCTCTGGCCGAAAGACTCGAGGCGGTCCTCCCTCGATACGGAAATATAACGGTAGCAGTGATGGGCTGTGAGGTGAATGGTCCTGGTGAGGCGAAAGAGGCTGATATAGGGCTGGCAGGAACGAAGAAAGGTGCGGTCCTTTTCAGGAATGGTGAGATCGAGGGAGAGGTGGAGGGTGACCTTCTAGAGCTTCTTCTTGAAGAAATAAGAAAAATAAGTGGAAAAGACACTTGACAATCATATCGATTTCAATAATGAATTAAATATATAGTAAAAAATGCGGGTTTATGCTATATTCCTCACCGTAATTGCATCTTTGCATACACCTTTGCTCAGCACCATCGGTCCACATCGTAGAGGAGATTGCTCGTTCTTCTTTAAAGAAGAGGGGAGACTTTTTAATGAAGGGCATAGCAGGAGTCTTGTTCATCGCCGTTTCAGTGCTGGTTCTGTCCGCCTCGGCAGCTTCGGCTGCGTCATCGATCGAGAACCAGATGGATGTCCCCGTGAAGATTGTAGACTCGGGGTTCCAGATAGTGCAGTTCGATGGCATAAACTACAGGATCTTTACTTCAGGGACAATCGCTGTTACTTTCGAGAGAGTTGACAGTGAACACCATCGAATATTCATCATTGCCGGCGAGGGAGAAGTCCTGCCATACAGTTCGGTCTACATTCAGTGGGAACTTTTCCCCCCTGTATGTCTTGAAATCGGACTTGGTGGCGGTGGCACATATCTGCTTGGAACAGAGACTGGTTACGCGGAAAAGTAGAGTAAAGAAAGTTAACGCGGAATCAGAATTTTTTACTCAAGCATTTATTTGGGGCTTAGGGGTAGTTTAGTCCCCGATTATGGTCTTCTCGAACCTATTTAATATCAACAGGTTGCAGGCTCGACCCTCCGTCGGGCTTTTTTCGTCTTGGTACGGCTCTTGCGGTTATAAGTGTTTGCCCGCGGTAACAGGAAGATGTGTGGCTGAGGGATAACAACCTATCCGGTAGTATGGGCGGCTCGCCGCCGGACCGCTGTCGGGTTCAGTTATCGGAAAAGGAGGCTTTAGAGCCTCCTTTTTTTCTTATTATCGTCAGGCAGAACAGGGGTGACGAAGAGAGTCTTCTCTCTCTGGCAGCTTGCTGTTCCCGGCCTCGATTTTCTGGGCTTGCGGACATATCGTTTTTCGGTGTAGATCACAGGTACAGTAGATGAGTTTCTTCCCTTGCTGAAATAAGCGGCGACCGAGGCAGCGATCTCGATGAGTCTTCGGGGAGTCGAGTTGTCGGCACCGGCAAGGAGGACATGGGATCCGGGGAGTCCCTGCGCGTGAAACCAGAGGTCGGAAGGTGAGGCGAACCTGTGGGTGAGAGTATCGTTCTCACGGTCATTACGTCCGACGTACACCGTATGTTTCTCGTCGAGCCTGAAACTTCTGAAGGGAGGTTTTCTGTCCCCGCTGTTTTTGAGATCTTTTCTTTCGCCCGGCGGTGCCGGCAACAGGGCAAGAAGATTATCCAGTGTCATCGATTTTTCGATTCTCTCGAGCCCCTTCTCTGCTTCCGACAGATTCCGCCTGATGGCTACTCGCCTGTTTCGAATGACCAACAGGCCCTTTTCGCCTTTTCTCGCTTTTTTAAAATATGAGCGTATGTTCCTGTCAGGGTCGAGAGCGGGATCGAGACTGATGGTGATCTCTGACTCGCCGGAATAATCTTTCACCGTGATACTGTCCATCCCTCTTCTTAAAAGATGGTGGTATGTGGTAAGGAGGTTGCCGAACTGCCTCATTTCCTCGAACTTCGATGCTGATTTGAGGTCGGCATCGAGATTGGACAGGAGTTTTCTGGTTTTCCTTACATCCTGCCTGACCGGTTTTGATACGGTCCTTCGCAGGTAGGCAGTATAGTCCGGCATCATTCTTTCTTTCGTCATGATGTCGAGAGCCTGCAGAAGATCGGATGATGTCCCTGGCCTGGCTTCGAAAGGCAGATCGACAGGATAAAGATGGCAGGTATCGCTGCCTGGCGACCCGGGAAAATCGAATATTCTCCAAGAGAACTGTTTCTTGTCCAGATGCCCCGATATTTTTCCAAGCTCAGCCCACAGCAAATCCGGGTCGCCGGGAAATGAAGATATTAACATCTCCGCTACGGCCGGATCGATGCCGGCAATATAGTCGATGAGGACTCTGGAAGGATTGCCGCCCGGACTTTTCGATGGCGTTTCTTCGGTTGCCGGCACAGGGGACCTATCCTCCAGCAAGGTTCCAAGGTTATCCGGTATCACCGGCGGCAGTGAAAGCAGGGAGTATAGTTTTTCTGGAGGAAGCTGATCCGGAGAGGACGGCAATCTTGATCGGGCCGCACCCGAAGTCATCACGGGCCTGTTTCCTTCGCCCCGGAAGATAGAAAAAGCCTTTCCTCCTGGAGACAGGTCGATCCGGAGGGTAAAAGCAATATCAGTTCCCCAGCTACCCTCTCCGGAAAGGGAGAAGAGGATCACCCTTTCCACTCCGAGTGGCCTGACGGATTCCACGCGCGTTCCCGCTGCCTGCGCGAAGGCTTCATCCAGGTATTTAGAGGGGATCAGGATATCATTCGATATGGCGATCCCGGCTTCCCTGGCGAAGTGGAATATGTGGAGGTGCATCTCCCGATCCCCGTCCAGCGAGACTACCGTGCCACCCGGGAATCTCCGGATGGAACGTACGGGAGTCCCCGGCAGGATTTTTCCCAGTTCGATTCCCAGCGCGTATGCCGTCATTCCGTTCATCCGCGGTATCATAATGTGAGGGGAGGCACATGTCAACCCGGCATGGGAAGTTCCTTATCTTTGACAAAGTATGGTTTTACGTTTAAGATGGGGCGACCAGATGATAATTACAGATTCTCGAAGAGGGAGAAGAATGATGGTGACCAGCATGACTGGTTTTGGAAAAGGTTCTGCGAAGATCGGTGACGGTGAGGTGATAGTCGAGATCCGGACGGTAAATCACCGGTATATGGATTTTTCGATAAGGACACCTAGGCTGCTGAACGGATTCGATAATGATATTGAGAAAATACTCAGGAAGAAACTCAGGCGCGGACATGTCTATGTGACAGTGGCTTTTGACAAGGACTTCGAGGCCGGGAATTTCGCGATCAACAGAGAGTTTCTTAAGAGCGCCTATGGCGAGCTTTCCTCTTTCGCGAAAAAGGAGGGTATCCCGGGGAAGGTGGATATAAATTCGCTGCTGGCTCTTCCCGAGGCGTTCACCAGCAGGGCAGGTTCTATACCGGTCAAGAAAATGAAGGGTGCTGTGAACAGGGCCGTAGGCGAGGCGCTCGATAGATGTGCGGAAATGCGGAGCAGGGAGGCCCTCGCGCTCAAGGCCGATCTCGAAAAACACATCGCTGCAATCGTGAAGCTTACAGTCGGGATCGAGAAGAAAGCGCCAGGTGCGTTGAAGAAGTCCCTTGCGAGAGTCCGCGAGAGGCTCGAGCAGCTTCTCGGGAGTATGGGGCTCGACGAGAGCCGGTGGGGTGTGGAGGCTGCGCTATTGGCCGACAAGGCGGATTTCTCCGAGGAACTGGTCAGGTTGAAAAGTCATCTTGAGCAGTTCTCCGGAATCCTCGAAAAGGGGGGGGAAGTATCGAAGAAGCTCACTTTCCTGCTTCAGGAGATACATCGGGAAGCGACTACGATGGGCAACAAGGCCACAGATAGTGTGATAATAAGGGATTGTATCTCGATAAAGGG contains the following coding sequences:
- the ispG gene encoding flavodoxin-dependent (E)-4-hydroxy-3-methylbut-2-enyl-diphosphate synthase; its protein translation is MPLPERRKTRKTRYGTVEIGGGAPVSIQSMLTFPASSVDAASGQIEELAAAGCQITRVSVRDMNDVDALSRLCDESSIPVIADIHFDHRLAVAAAEKGVAGLRINPGNIGGREKTLAVAAAAGAAGIPIRIGVNSGSLEKTLAGLYVTAPAQALCESAAGFVAMLEREGFEELVFSLKSSDPMVTVEANRLFSSEYDYPLHIGVTEAGPVLSGTARSVVALTMLLSEGIGDTVRVSLSGDPVREIVVAGAMLSALGLRTDLPRIISCPTCGRSHLDVAPLAERLEAVLPRYGNITVAVMGCEVNGPGEAKEADIGLAGTKKGAVLFRNGEIEGEVEGDLLELLLEEIRKISGKDT
- a CDS encoding YicC family protein — protein: MMVTSMTGFGKGSAKIGDGEVIVEIRTVNHRYMDFSIRTPRLLNGFDNDIEKILRKKLRRGHVYVTVAFDKDFEAGNFAINREFLKSAYGELSSFAKKEGIPGKVDINSLLALPEAFTSRAGSIPVKKMKGAVNRAVGEALDRCAEMRSREALALKADLEKHIAAIVKLTVGIEKKAPGALKKSLARVRERLEQLLGSMGLDESRWGVEAALLADKADFSEELVRLKSHLEQFSGILEKGGEVSKKLTFLLQEIHREATTMGNKATDSVIIRDCISIKGKIEKVREQVQNLE
- a CDS encoding DUF814 domain-containing protein, producing MNGMTAYALGIELGKILPGTPVRSIRRFPGGTVVSLDGDREMHLHIFHFAREAGIAISNDILIPSKYLDEAFAQAAGTRVESVRPLGVERVILFSLSGEGSWGTDIAFTLRIDLSPGGKAFSIFRGEGNRPVMTSGAARSRLPSSPDQLPPEKLYSLLSLPPVIPDNLGTLLEDRSPVPATEETPSKSPGGNPSRVLIDYIAGIDPAVAEMLISSFPGDPDLLWAELGKISGHLDKKQFSWRIFDFPGSPGSDTCHLYPVDLPFEARPGTSSDLLQALDIMTKERMMPDYTAYLRRTVSKPVRQDVRKTRKLLSNLDADLKSASKFEEMRQFGNLLTTYHHLLRRGMDSITVKDYSGESEITISLDPALDPDRNIRSYFKKARKGEKGLLVIRNRRVAIRRNLSEAEKGLERIEKSMTLDNLLALLPAPPGERKDLKNSGDRKPPFRSFRLDEKHTVYVGRNDRENDTLTHRFASPSDLWFHAQGLPGSHVLLAGADNSTPRRLIEIAASVAAYFSKGRNSSTVPVIYTEKRYVRKPRKSRPGTASCQREKTLFVTPVLPDDNKKKRRL